DNA from Plasmodium yoelii strain 17X genome assembly, chromosome: 13:
AATCTATAATGAACGTATTTCGAAATATTCAAaaagaaatggaaaaaaattttacaataataacattatttatagaaaaaaaattattaaatttaaatgaaaaaatgcaATTAACTAAAATAAATACGATAATTGAAAAGTTAAATgcgttaaaaaaaaaagttataaattcaaaaaaaatggttAGTCAGGTTATAAAAAAACTTCATAGTAGattagaatatatatatgaggAGGAAGATATACAAGTCGAAAGTTTAAAACgaaattttaattttgattCTTATGATAAAAGAATAAATTGGCTAATTGATGGTTATTTTTGTAGATATGGTTTTTTTAATACTAGTgaaatattttgtaaaagATATCAATTAGACAATTATTCagatgcatatatatataaagaatatcttttaatattaaaagaattaAGAATGTATAATATTCAACCTGGGTTAGAATGGtgtcaaaaatataaatctcaattaaaaaaaatgaattcaAATATTGAATCTGAATTACATCTACAAcatgttatttatttaatttttgaaaataaatattttgaagctttggaatatttaaaacgttttgttatttttggaaatgataaatttatatcaGATGATGTCAAATTTGTAATAACttatataaatgttaatTATACTGatattgaaaaattaaatcaatttaataaaaaaagatggaaaaaaatattaaaaatatttaagcTAGCTTATTCAGATATTATAGGAACTATGAATAAACCTTTATTAGAATTTTTACTAAAATCTGGAATATCAGTTATAAAAACAGAtcaatgtgaaaaaaataaaaaaaaatcaacaaATTGTCCAACATGTATAGATGAATTAAAACCTGTTATATCTCAAATTCCTAACATTCCAAAAACAAAAAGCTTTTTATTATGTCCTTATACTAATCAAATTATGGATGAAAATAACCCTCCTTTTACTACACCCACTGGTCATGTATTTTCTGAAAAAGCTATATCTATGTTTCTTAAGCCTGATGATCTTTTTATTTGTCCTCATACGCATGAGCGATACAGGCTTGATGACTTTTCGCGTCTCTTCATTTGAGGGCGAAGTTTGGAGTGGCAAGTGGCAAGTGGCCCCACCGTCACGTATGCCATGTACATGCACATGCACATTTATACGTACATGTACgtgtatatttttcttatttttttcttatttttttcttatttttttcttattttttttcttatttttttcttatttttcttatttttcttatttttcttattttacTAAGTGCCATACAATTCGTGTCTCATAGTTATAAACTAATTAAAATcgaatgaaaatgaaaaacgaAAAAGTGGAAAATAAAACTAAACCATCATTTTGCCAAAAAATTGGCAAATTGGGCAAGTCATGTAGTGaaagatattaaaaaaaaaaaaaaaaaaaaaaaaatagtaatgaaaaatagaatgaaaaatagtaatgaaaaatagtaatgaaaaatagtaatgaaaaatagtaatgaaaaataaataacttaTTTATAAAACTTTAGTAATTATACCCGAAGCTACAGTTTTTCCACCTTCTCTTAATGAAAAACGAAGACCAGAACTAATAGCTAAAGGATACATAAGCTCAATagtacattttatattatcaccAGGATTTGCTATTTGTGTATCCTCATTTAATATAACAGCACAATTTACATCAGCAGTTCGTATATATACTTGTGGTCTATAATATGATGAGAATGGATTTTTTC
Protein-coding regions in this window:
- a CDS encoding macrophage erythroblast attacher, with protein sequence MDIEKGEADEVKDEGKDEGKNEVKNEVKDEVKDEVKDETSKSEKKDDQGVSSKGEKVLNYIEKKIDEQLNIVKNNNNVIMALESKIESNIGHSNSISQIEGHAIFDGKNTKSETVEKINKSGNEDNNFVDTWKMMNYFILENETENQEKVIKEKMCDNKQIEKEKDLKKKKKKMVINVIDKYFVQIPLKSIMNVFRNIQKEMEKNFTIITLFIEKKLLNLNEKMQLTKINTIIEKLNALKKKVINSKKMVSQVIKKLHSRLEYIYEEEDIQVESLKRNFNFDSYDKRINWLIDGYFCRYGFFNTSEIFCKRYQLDNYSDAYIYKEYLLILKELRMYNIQPGLEWCQKYKSQLKKMNSNIESELHLQHVIYLIFENKYFEALEYLKRFVIFGNDKFISDDVKFVITYINVNYTDIEKLNQFNKKRWKKILKIFKLAYSDIIGTMNKPLLEFLLKSGISVIKTDQCEKNKKKSTNCPTCIDELKPVISQIPNIPKTKSFLLCPYTNQIMDENNPPFTTPTGHVFSEKAISMFLKPDDLFICPHTHERYRLDDFSRLFI